From a single Silene latifolia isolate original U9 population chromosome 6, ASM4854445v1, whole genome shotgun sequence genomic region:
- the LOC141586316 gene encoding serine/threonine-protein kinase PEPKR2-like: protein MNNKKKRKGSGTNDDYKNLTKTPINLKFDDKGSIIRSHLSLEDCVRLKKKCKEDVGSVNFDGNSSCATSRIVGVTTVPPCGGGLGLSSVEPSRGLKRKIGCIDVATQIGSQVNRLEDDYFKIKTIGKGRFGSVWLCRCKASGREYACKTLRKGEETVHREVEIMQHLSGHPGIVMLNAVYEDDEYFHLVMELCSGGRLVDQMTKEGRYSEQRAANVMKELMLVIKYCHEMGVVHRDIKPENILLTSSGKMKLADFGLAVRVSGGQSLTGVAGSPAYVAPEILSGSYKEKVDIWSAGILFHALLTGGLPFKGDSLEEVFEAIKSTKLDFHFGIWQSVSKPARDLIGKILTRDVSSRFSADDVLGHPFIMFYTERILKSLSIKSKTGIALEALSHKLVSTSLPGSDKRPSKSNSLSESSSLVMTSKQREPNSVDGEKQEDCCLMDALTVAIAQVRISEPKRSRLCLSNSIQQPYSTNSVCEAF, encoded by the exons ATGAAtaataagaagaaaagaaaagggagTGGAACAAATGATGATTATAAgaatttaacaaaaaccccaattaaTCTTAAGTTTGATGATAAGGGTTCAATAATTAGGTCACATTTATCGTTAGAAGATTGTGTTAGGTTAAAGAAGAAGTGTAAAGAAGATGTGGGTAGTGTTAATTTTGATGGAAATTCATCTTGTGCTACTAGTAGAATTGTTGGTGTAACTACTGTTCCCCCTTGTGGTGGTGGATTAGGTTTATCGTCAGTCGAACCGAGTCGAGGTTTGAAGCGAAAGATTGGGTGTATTGATGTTGCAACCCAAATTGGTAGTCAAGTGAATAGGCTTGAGGATGATTATTTTAAGATTAAGACTATTGGGAAAGGGAGATTTGGGAGTGTTTGGTtgtgtaggtgtaaggctagtggAAGGGAGTATGCTTGTAAGACGCTTCGTAAGGGGGAGGAGACGGTTCATAGGGAGGTTGAAATAATGCAGCATTTGTCCGGGCATCCGGGTATTGTGATGTTGAATGCAGTTTATGAGGATGATGAGTATTTTCATCTTGTTATGGAGTTGTGTTCTGGTGGAAGGTTGGTTGATCAGATGACTAAGGAAGGGAGGTATTCGGAGCAACGAGCTGCGAATGTAATGAAGGAGCTTATGCTTGTTATTAAGTATTGTCATGAGATGGGGGTTGTTCATAGAGATATTAAGCCGGAGAATATTTTGCTTACGAGTTCAGGGAAGATGAAACTTGCTGATTTTGGATTAGCTGTCAGGGTTTCTGGTG GACAAAGCTTGACTGGAGTAGCTGGAAGTCCAGCCTATGTCGCACCTGAAATATTGTCAGGCTCTTACAAGGAAAAAGTGGATATATGGAGTGCTGGAATCCTCTTTCACGCCCTCTTGACTGGTGGCCTTCCATTCAAAGGGGATTCTTTAGAAGAAGTTTTTGAGGCAATCAAAAGTACCAAACTAGACTTCCATTTCGGCATATGGCAGTCAGTCTCAAAACCTGCTCGAGATCTAATTGGGAAAATCTTGACTAGAGATGTTTCATCAAGGTTTTCAGCAGATGACGTTCTCG GGCATCCATTCATCATGTTCTACACAGAACGAATACTGAAATCTCTTTCCATCAAGTCAAAGACAGGAATCGCATTAGAAGCACTCTCTCATAAACTAGTTAGTACCTCACTGCCAGGGTCCGATAAACGTCCATCCAAGTCAAATTCATTAAGCGAATCCTCGAGTCTGGTCATGACATCCAAACAGCGGGAACCCAATTCCGTAGATGGTGAAAAGCAGGAAGACTGTTGTCTAATGGATGCACTAACAGTAGCAATTGCACAAGTTAGGATTTCAGAGCCAAAAAGGAGTAGACTCTGCTTGTCTAACTCGATTCAACAACCTTATTCAACCAACAGCGTCTGCGAAGCATTCTAA
- the LOC141586319 gene encoding chaperone protein dnaJ 1, mitochondrial isoform X2: MRKLKYIGIASKFLARNFSSQQSNYNFVRGARHSLINATRLCNYRYIAGITAKPIDEAVFSVSFIRRHFHATGPLYGNERNYYDILGVSRNAGREEIKKAFHQLAKKYHPDTNKNNPSAKRKFQEIRDAYETLQDSEKRSEYDMTLDMGSRHDFGGRSTEDVHGFADAEAFSRAYKTQFSSSFHKIFSEIFEDEVETFAADVQEELSLSFFEAAQGCRKRFSYKSYIPCSSCHGHGHPMDAKTRTCPTCGGFGKVTIPPFSSTCNNCKGSGRIITETCRVCKATGVLEGSKEITVEIPPGVDSGDTITVREAGNSGGLGAQPGNLYIRLKVADDSIFTRSDSDVLVDANISFTQAMLGGKVEVPTLSGKILLDIPKGVQPGQAVVLRGRGLPKRGVFIKRGDQHVIFRVTFPTKVNERQRAILEEFEMEEMNREEDSSFEGSWLHQQLSTG; this comes from the exons ATGAGGAAATTGAAGTACATCGGAATCGCTTCAAAGTTTCTTGCTCGCAATTTTTCC TCGCAACAGTCTAATTACAATTTTGTTCGCGGTGCTCGACATTCATTGATTAATGCTACAA GGTTGTGCAATTATAGATACATAGCTGGAATTACTGCGAAACCGATTGATGAAGCTGTATTTTCAGTTTCGTTTATTCGACGACATTTTCATGCTACAG GGCCATTATACGGAAATGAGCGGAATTACTATGACATTTTGGGAGTTTCTAGGAATGCAGGTCGCGAGGAAATTAAAAAAGCTTTTCATCAG CTGGCGAAGAAATACCATCCAGACACGAATAAAAATAATCCTTCTGCAAAGAGGAAATTTCAAGAGATAAGAGATGCTTATGAG ACGCTACAAGATTCTGAAAAACGATCAGAGTATGACATG ACCCTAGACATGGGTTCAAGGCATGATTTTGGAGGCAGGAGTACAGAGGATGTACATGGTTTTGCCGACGCTGAAGCATTTTCACGTGCTTATAAAACTCAATTCTCATCATCGTTCCATAAAATCTTTTCTGAG ATATTTGAAGATGAAGTGGAAACCTTTGCAGCTGATGTACAG GAGGAATTGTCACTTTCATTTTTTGAAGCTGCACAAGGCTGCAGAAAGCGCTTCTCTTATAAATCATACATCCCCTGTAGCTCGTGTC ATGGCCATGGACACCCAATGGATGCAAAAACTAGAACCTGTCCAACTTGTGGAGGGTTTGGAAAG GTCACGATTCCTCCTTTTTCATCCACCTGCAATAATTGTAAAGGATCAGGGAGAATTATTACT GAAACATGCAGGGTTTGCAAAGCAACCGGCGTGCTTGAAGGCTCTAAGGAAATTACAGTTGAAATACCTCCTG GCGTGGATTCTGGTGACACAATCACTGTCCGTGAAGCTGGTAATTCTGGGGGGCTTGGAGCACAACCTGGCAATTTGTACATTCGATTAAAG GTTGCTGATGATTCTATATTTACTAGAAGTGATTCAGATGTTCTTGTGGATGCTAATATAAGCTTTACTCAG GCTATGCTTGGTGGCAAGGTCGAGGTGCCAACTCTATCAGGAAAGATTTTACTGGAT ATACCAAAGGGTGTACAGCCAGGACAGGCGGTGGTTCTAAGAGGGAGAG GATTGCCAAAACGTGGTGTTTTTATCAAACGTGGTGATCAACATGTGATATTTCGTGTAACTTTCCCGAC GAAGGTAAATGAACGCCAAAGAGCTATACTTGAAGAGTTTGAGATGGAAGAAATGAATCGTGAAGAAGATTCATCTTTTGAAGGGAGTTG GCTTCACCAGCAGCTGTCTACTGGTTAA
- the LOC141586319 gene encoding chaperone protein dnaJ 1, mitochondrial isoform X1, which yields MRKLKYIGIASKFLARNFSSQQSNYNFVRGARHSLINATRLCNYRYIAGITAKPIDEAVFSVSFIRRHFHATGPLYGNERNYYDILGVSRNAGREEIKKAFHQLAKKYHPDTNKNNPSAKRKFQEIRDAYETLQDSEKRSEYDMTLDMGSRHDFGGRSTEDVHGFADAEAFSRAYKTQFSSSFHKIFSEIFEDEVETFAADVQEELSLSFFEAAQGCRKRFSYKSYIPCSSCHGHGHPMDAKTRTCPTCGGFGKVTIPPFSSTCNNCKGSGRIITETCRVCKATGVLEGSKEITVEIPPGVDSGDTITVREAGNSGGLGAQPGNLYIRLKVADDSIFTRSDSDVLVDANISFTQAMLGGKVEVPTLSGKILLDIPKGVQPGQAVVLRGRGLPKRGVFIKRGDQHVIFRVTFPTKVNERQRAILEEFEMEEMNREEDSSFEGSWLQQILQSGNSSKLLLEASLLLLILLFLKKIML from the exons ATGAGGAAATTGAAGTACATCGGAATCGCTTCAAAGTTTCTTGCTCGCAATTTTTCC TCGCAACAGTCTAATTACAATTTTGTTCGCGGTGCTCGACATTCATTGATTAATGCTACAA GGTTGTGCAATTATAGATACATAGCTGGAATTACTGCGAAACCGATTGATGAAGCTGTATTTTCAGTTTCGTTTATTCGACGACATTTTCATGCTACAG GGCCATTATACGGAAATGAGCGGAATTACTATGACATTTTGGGAGTTTCTAGGAATGCAGGTCGCGAGGAAATTAAAAAAGCTTTTCATCAG CTGGCGAAGAAATACCATCCAGACACGAATAAAAATAATCCTTCTGCAAAGAGGAAATTTCAAGAGATAAGAGATGCTTATGAG ACGCTACAAGATTCTGAAAAACGATCAGAGTATGACATG ACCCTAGACATGGGTTCAAGGCATGATTTTGGAGGCAGGAGTACAGAGGATGTACATGGTTTTGCCGACGCTGAAGCATTTTCACGTGCTTATAAAACTCAATTCTCATCATCGTTCCATAAAATCTTTTCTGAG ATATTTGAAGATGAAGTGGAAACCTTTGCAGCTGATGTACAG GAGGAATTGTCACTTTCATTTTTTGAAGCTGCACAAGGCTGCAGAAAGCGCTTCTCTTATAAATCATACATCCCCTGTAGCTCGTGTC ATGGCCATGGACACCCAATGGATGCAAAAACTAGAACCTGTCCAACTTGTGGAGGGTTTGGAAAG GTCACGATTCCTCCTTTTTCATCCACCTGCAATAATTGTAAAGGATCAGGGAGAATTATTACT GAAACATGCAGGGTTTGCAAAGCAACCGGCGTGCTTGAAGGCTCTAAGGAAATTACAGTTGAAATACCTCCTG GCGTGGATTCTGGTGACACAATCACTGTCCGTGAAGCTGGTAATTCTGGGGGGCTTGGAGCACAACCTGGCAATTTGTACATTCGATTAAAG GTTGCTGATGATTCTATATTTACTAGAAGTGATTCAGATGTTCTTGTGGATGCTAATATAAGCTTTACTCAG GCTATGCTTGGTGGCAAGGTCGAGGTGCCAACTCTATCAGGAAAGATTTTACTGGAT ATACCAAAGGGTGTACAGCCAGGACAGGCGGTGGTTCTAAGAGGGAGAG GATTGCCAAAACGTGGTGTTTTTATCAAACGTGGTGATCAACATGTGATATTTCGTGTAACTTTCCCGAC GAAGGTAAATGAACGCCAAAGAGCTATACTTGAAGAGTTTGAGATGGAAGAAATGAATCGTGAAGAAGATTCATCTTTTGAAGGGAGTTG GTTGCAGCAGATTTTGCAAAGCGGAAATAGTTCCAAACTATTGCTAGAGGCGTCTCTACTCCTGTTGATCCTTCTATTTTTGAAGAAAATCATGCTCTGA
- the LOC141586319 gene encoding chaperone protein dnaJ 1, mitochondrial isoform X3, with the protein MRKLKYIGIASKFLARNFSSQQSNYNFVRGARHSLINATRLCNYRYIAGITAKPIDEAVFSVSFIRRHFHATGPLYGNERNYYDILGVSRNAGREEIKKAFHQLAKKYHPDTNKNNPSAKRKFQEIRDAYETLQDSEKRSEYDMTLDMGSRHDFGGRSTEDVHGFADAEAFSRAYKTQFSSSFHKIFSEIFEDEVETFAADVQEELSLSFFEAAQGCRKRFSYKSYIPCSSCHGHGHPMDAKTRTCPTCGGFGKVTIPPFSSTCNNCKGSGRIITETCRVCKATGVLEGSKEITVEIPPGVDSGDTITVREAGNSGGLGAQPGNLYIRLKVADDSIFTRSDSDVLVDANISFTQAMLGGKVEVPTLSGKILLDIPKGVQPGQAVVLRGRGLPKRGVFIKRGDQHVIFRVTFPTKVNERQRAILEEFEMEEMNREEDSSFEGS; encoded by the exons ATGAGGAAATTGAAGTACATCGGAATCGCTTCAAAGTTTCTTGCTCGCAATTTTTCC TCGCAACAGTCTAATTACAATTTTGTTCGCGGTGCTCGACATTCATTGATTAATGCTACAA GGTTGTGCAATTATAGATACATAGCTGGAATTACTGCGAAACCGATTGATGAAGCTGTATTTTCAGTTTCGTTTATTCGACGACATTTTCATGCTACAG GGCCATTATACGGAAATGAGCGGAATTACTATGACATTTTGGGAGTTTCTAGGAATGCAGGTCGCGAGGAAATTAAAAAAGCTTTTCATCAG CTGGCGAAGAAATACCATCCAGACACGAATAAAAATAATCCTTCTGCAAAGAGGAAATTTCAAGAGATAAGAGATGCTTATGAG ACGCTACAAGATTCTGAAAAACGATCAGAGTATGACATG ACCCTAGACATGGGTTCAAGGCATGATTTTGGAGGCAGGAGTACAGAGGATGTACATGGTTTTGCCGACGCTGAAGCATTTTCACGTGCTTATAAAACTCAATTCTCATCATCGTTCCATAAAATCTTTTCTGAG ATATTTGAAGATGAAGTGGAAACCTTTGCAGCTGATGTACAG GAGGAATTGTCACTTTCATTTTTTGAAGCTGCACAAGGCTGCAGAAAGCGCTTCTCTTATAAATCATACATCCCCTGTAGCTCGTGTC ATGGCCATGGACACCCAATGGATGCAAAAACTAGAACCTGTCCAACTTGTGGAGGGTTTGGAAAG GTCACGATTCCTCCTTTTTCATCCACCTGCAATAATTGTAAAGGATCAGGGAGAATTATTACT GAAACATGCAGGGTTTGCAAAGCAACCGGCGTGCTTGAAGGCTCTAAGGAAATTACAGTTGAAATACCTCCTG GCGTGGATTCTGGTGACACAATCACTGTCCGTGAAGCTGGTAATTCTGGGGGGCTTGGAGCACAACCTGGCAATTTGTACATTCGATTAAAG GTTGCTGATGATTCTATATTTACTAGAAGTGATTCAGATGTTCTTGTGGATGCTAATATAAGCTTTACTCAG GCTATGCTTGGTGGCAAGGTCGAGGTGCCAACTCTATCAGGAAAGATTTTACTGGAT ATACCAAAGGGTGTACAGCCAGGACAGGCGGTGGTTCTAAGAGGGAGAG GATTGCCAAAACGTGGTGTTTTTATCAAACGTGGTGATCAACATGTGATATTTCGTGTAACTTTCCCGAC GAAGGTAAATGAACGCCAAAGAGCTATACTTGAAGAGTTTGAGATGGAAGAAATGAATCGTGAAGAAGATTCATCTTTTGAAGGGAGTTG